In Elephas maximus indicus isolate mEleMax1 chromosome 7, mEleMax1 primary haplotype, whole genome shotgun sequence, the following proteins share a genomic window:
- the LOC126080334 gene encoding olfactory receptor 10AG1-like — translation MLLKTVIKLIILNLPYPQMESKSKAEKSNTTTVTEFTLMGFSDIPNLQRILFGIFFVIYLMILLGNSIIILITRIDPTLQNPMYFFLANFSFLEICYVTVTIPRMLRDIWTQKGNIYFLPCATQMYFVLMFGGTECLLLTVMAYDRYVAICNPLNYSLVMNHKVCIQLVAGSWISGIPVEIGQTCQIFSLSFCGSSTINHFFCDIPPILKLACGDTFVNEIAVYIFSVLFLMVPFLSIVASYGKIISSILKLSSARGRAKAFSTCSSHLTVVVLFYGTAAINYLQPASNKSEGLRKFLSLFYTILTPMMNPIIYSLRNKDVMVALKKLHNKVKIN, via the exons atgcttttaaaaactgTGATTAAATTAATCATCTTGAATTTACCATATCCACAGATGGAAAGCAAATCAAAAGCAGAAAAATCAAATACTACTACAGTTACAGAGTTTACACTCATGGGGTTTTCTGATATACCCAATCTTCAGCGGATTCTCTTTGGGATATTTTTTGTCATATATCTGATGATTTTGTTGGGCAATAGCATCATAATACTGATAACAAGAATTGATCCTACTCTCCAGAatcccatgtatttttttcttgccaatttttccttcttggaaataTGTTATGTAACAGTCACTATCCCAAGAATGCTCAGGGATATCTGGACCCAGAAGGGAAATATTTACTTTCTGCCCTGTGCTACGCAAATGTATTTTGTTCTTATGTTTGGAGGCACAGAGTGTTTGCTCCTGACAGTGATGgcatatgaccgctatgtggccatttgtaaccctctgAACTATTCTCTAGTAATGAACCACAAAGTCTGTATCCAGCTGGTGGCTGGCTCCTGGATCAGTGGAATTCCAGTCGAAATTGGACAAACATgtcaaattttctctttgtccttttgtgggtCTAGCACAAttaatcatttcttctgtgacatcCCCCCAATACTAAAACTTGCTTGTGGGGACACATTTGTAAATGAGATAGCAGTCTATATATTTTCTGTGTTGTTTTTAATGGTTCCATTTCTGTCGATCGTTGCCTCCTATGGCAAAATTATCTCCAGTATTCTGAAATTGTCCTCAGCCAGAGGGAGGgccaaagccttctccacctgctctTCTCATCTGACAGTTGTAGTCTTATTCTATGGAACAGCTGCTATCAATTATTTACAGCCCGCATCAAATAAATCTGAAGGACTGAGGAagttcctttctcttttctacacAATTTTGACACCAATGATGAATCCCATCATATATAgtctgaggaacaaagatgtcatGGTGGCACTGAAGAAATTAC acaacaaagtgaaaataaattag